A window of the Streptomyces sp. NBC_00454 genome harbors these coding sequences:
- a CDS encoding sirohydrochlorin chelatase has product MHAHSTHSPALLVIAHGSRDPRHAATVHALTGRVRALRPGLRVETAFLDFDTPTVDQVVASLYLSGVREIVALPLLLTRAFHAKSDIPAVLAGAGSHLPDLSIRIADVLGPSPLLLANLERRLWEAGLTPADRATTGVVLASAGSSDPEAIAVIAEIAREWRHTGWCAVRPAFASAALPRTEDAVRALRAEGVRRIAVAPYVIAPGRLPDRIAAGAEAAGADVVSAVLGPSPELARLLLRRYDAAALSRIPALTA; this is encoded by the coding sequence GTGCACGCGCACTCCACGCATTCCCCCGCCCTGCTGGTCATAGCCCACGGCAGCCGCGATCCGCGGCACGCGGCCACCGTGCACGCCCTCACCGGGCGGGTACGGGCGCTGCGGCCGGGACTGCGCGTGGAAACGGCCTTCCTGGACTTCGACACCCCGACCGTCGACCAGGTGGTGGCTTCCCTCTACCTGTCGGGCGTACGGGAGATCGTGGCCCTGCCGCTGCTCCTGACGCGGGCGTTCCACGCGAAGTCCGACATCCCGGCGGTGCTCGCGGGAGCCGGATCCCACCTACCGGACCTCTCCATCCGCATCGCGGACGTACTCGGCCCTTCCCCGCTGCTGCTCGCGAACCTGGAGCGCCGCCTGTGGGAAGCCGGCCTCACCCCGGCGGACCGCGCCACCACCGGTGTGGTGCTCGCGTCCGCCGGTTCCTCGGACCCGGAGGCGATCGCAGTGATCGCTGAAATCGCGCGGGAGTGGCGGCACACCGGTTGGTGCGCCGTGCGGCCTGCGTTCGCCTCCGCTGCTCTCCCCCGGACGGAGGACGCCGTCCGTGCGCTGCGCGCGGAAGGCGTCCGCCGGATCGCGGTGGCCCCGTACGTGATCGCCCCCGGCCGGCTCCCGGACCGCATCGCGGCCGGCGCCGAAGCCGCGGGCGCGGATGTCGTCTCCGCCGTCCTGGGCCCTTCCCCGGAACTGGCCCGCCTGTTGCTCCGCCGGTACGACGCGGCTGCCCTGTCCCGGATCCCGGCCCTGACGGCGTAG
- a CDS encoding aliphatic sulfonate ABC transporter substrate-binding protein, protein MPAIGTSAKTLRRGVAAAAALPLLIGALASCGYGSEAKKDGAATASASADTGKKLSASEVRIGYFPNLTHATALVGLQEGLIAKELGSTTIKPQTFNAGPSEIEALNGGSLDIGFIGPSPSINGYVKSKGSNLRIISGSASGGVKLVVNPEKIKTLDDLKGKKIATPQKGNTQDVAFLNWIAEKGWNVDPESGKGDVSVVRTDNKVTPDAFKQGSIDGAWVPEPTASKLVSDGGSVLLDETSLWPDKKFVITNVIVSQKFLKEHPDVVEAVLKGTVKTNEWINANPDKAKASANAKLAADGGKPLDAKVIDPAWTSILVTDDPLASTLKTESDWAVKAKLIEQPELAGIYDLSLLNKVLKAAGKPEVSDAGLGAK, encoded by the coding sequence GTGCCTGCCATCGGTACCTCTGCTAAGACCCTGCGCCGCGGCGTTGCCGCCGCTGCCGCCCTGCCGCTCCTGATCGGCGCGCTCGCCTCCTGCGGCTACGGCTCCGAGGCCAAGAAGGACGGCGCCGCGACCGCGAGCGCCTCCGCCGACACCGGCAAGAAGCTCTCCGCCTCCGAGGTCCGCATCGGGTACTTCCCGAACCTGACGCACGCCACCGCTCTGGTCGGCCTCCAGGAAGGCCTGATCGCCAAGGAGCTCGGCTCCACCACGATCAAGCCGCAGACCTTCAACGCCGGCCCGTCCGAGATCGAAGCCCTCAACGGCGGCTCTCTCGACATCGGTTTCATCGGCCCCTCGCCGTCGATCAACGGCTACGTGAAGTCCAAGGGTTCGAACCTGCGGATCATCTCCGGCTCCGCCTCCGGCGGCGTGAAGCTGGTCGTGAACCCGGAGAAGATCAAGACCCTGGACGACCTCAAGGGCAAGAAGATCGCCACCCCGCAGAAGGGGAACACGCAGGACGTCGCGTTCCTCAACTGGATCGCCGAAAAGGGCTGGAACGTCGACCCCGAGTCCGGCAAGGGCGACGTCTCCGTCGTCCGCACCGACAACAAGGTCACCCCGGACGCCTTCAAGCAGGGCTCCATCGACGGCGCCTGGGTGCCGGAGCCCACGGCCTCCAAGCTCGTCTCCGACGGCGGCTCCGTCCTCCTCGACGAGACCTCCCTGTGGCCCGACAAGAAGTTCGTGATCACGAACGTCATCGTGTCGCAGAAGTTCCTCAAGGAGCACCCGGACGTGGTCGAGGCCGTGCTCAAGGGCACGGTCAAGACCAACGAGTGGATCAACGCCAACCCGGACAAGGCCAAGGCCTCCGCCAACGCCAAGCTCGCGGCCGACGGCGGCAAGCCGCTCGACGCGAAGGTCATCGACCCGGCGTGGACGTCGATCCTGGTCACCGACGACCCGCTGGCGAGCACCCTGAAGACCGAGTCGGACTGGGCGGTCAAGGCCAAGCTCATCGAGCAGCCCGAACTGGCCGGCATCTACGACCTGTCGCTGCTGAACAAGGTCCTCAAGGCCGCCGGCAAGCCCGAGGTCTCCGACGCCGGTCTCGGCGCCAAGTAA
- the cysD gene encoding sulfate adenylyltransferase subunit CysD: MTATVAHVHDGTDAPYALSHLDALESEAVHIFREVAGEFEKPVILFSGGKDSIVMLHLALKAFAPAPVPFTLLHVDTGHNFPEVLEYRDRAVARHGLRLHVASVQEYIDAGKLRERPDGVRNPLQTVPLTEAIQSLRFDAVFGGGRRDEEKARAKERVFSLRDEFSQWDPRRQRPELWQLYNGRHAPGEHVRVFPLSNWTELDVWQYIAREKIELPAIYFAHEREVFQRNGMWLTAGEWGGAKADETTETRLIRYRTVGDMSCTGAVDSDATTLDAVITEIAASRLTERGATRADDKLSEAAMEDRKREGYF; encoded by the coding sequence ATGACCGCCACCGTCGCACACGTCCACGATGGGACGGACGCGCCCTACGCGCTGTCGCACCTCGACGCCCTCGAATCGGAGGCCGTGCACATCTTCCGTGAGGTGGCGGGCGAGTTCGAGAAGCCGGTGATCCTCTTCTCCGGTGGCAAGGACTCGATCGTCATGCTGCATCTGGCGTTGAAGGCGTTCGCGCCGGCGCCGGTGCCGTTCACCCTGCTCCACGTGGACACCGGTCACAATTTCCCCGAGGTCCTGGAGTACCGGGACCGCGCGGTCGCCCGGCACGGCCTGCGCCTGCACGTGGCCTCCGTCCAGGAGTACATCGACGCCGGGAAGCTCCGCGAGCGCCCGGACGGGGTCCGCAACCCGCTGCAGACCGTCCCGCTCACCGAGGCGATCCAGAGCCTGAGGTTCGACGCGGTCTTCGGCGGCGGCCGCCGTGACGAGGAGAAGGCCCGCGCCAAGGAACGCGTGTTCTCCCTGCGTGACGAGTTCTCCCAGTGGGACCCGCGCCGCCAGCGCCCCGAGCTGTGGCAGCTCTACAACGGCCGCCACGCGCCGGGCGAGCACGTGCGTGTCTTCCCGCTGTCCAACTGGACCGAGCTGGACGTGTGGCAGTACATCGCCCGCGAGAAGATCGAACTCCCGGCCATCTACTTCGCCCACGAGCGCGAGGTCTTCCAGCGCAACGGCATGTGGCTGACGGCCGGCGAGTGGGGCGGCGCCAAGGCGGACGAAACCACCGAGACGCGTCTGATCCGCTACCGCACCGTCGGTGACATGTCCTGCACCGGTGCCGTCGATTCCGACGCCACCACCCTGGACGCCGTGATCACCGAGATCGCCGCCTCCCGCCTCACCGAGCGGGGTGCGACCCGCGCCGACGACAAGCTGTCCGAGGCCGCGATGGAAGACCGCAAGCGCGAAGGGTACTTCTAG
- a CDS encoding ABC transporter permease, whose translation MASTDTTPKAKADDLAGLEAGLDALDAVQTHRTPVREVLVKKVLPPFLSVGLVLVVWQVLVSAKVVEETKLPALSAVWDSLSDMWLKGTLIEVVWTSVSRGLLGFLLALAIGTPLGLLVSRVKFVRAAIGPILQGLQSLPSVAWVPPAVLWFGLNDTMMYTVILLGAVPSIANGLVSGVDQIPPLYLRAGRTLGATGLRGAWHIVLPAALPGYVAGLKQGWAFSWRSLMAAELIASSPDLGLGLGLLLENARNNIDLPGVFLAIILILVVGIAIDLLIFSPAERWVLRTRGLLVKS comes from the coding sequence ATGGCCAGCACTGACACCACCCCGAAGGCGAAGGCCGACGATCTCGCCGGACTCGAAGCGGGCCTCGACGCCCTCGACGCCGTCCAGACCCACCGCACCCCGGTCCGGGAAGTCCTCGTCAAGAAGGTCCTCCCGCCGTTCCTCTCGGTCGGACTCGTCCTGGTGGTGTGGCAGGTCCTCGTCTCGGCGAAGGTCGTCGAGGAGACCAAGCTGCCCGCGCTGTCCGCGGTCTGGGACAGCCTGTCCGACATGTGGCTCAAGGGCACCCTGATCGAGGTCGTCTGGACCAGCGTCTCCCGCGGTCTGCTCGGCTTCCTCCTGGCCCTGGCCATCGGTACGCCGCTGGGCCTGCTCGTCTCCCGGGTCAAGTTCGTCCGGGCCGCGATCGGCCCGATCCTCCAGGGCCTGCAGTCCCTGCCCTCGGTCGCCTGGGTTCCCCCGGCCGTCCTCTGGTTCGGCCTCAACGACACCATGATGTACACGGTGATCCTGCTGGGCGCCGTACCGTCCATCGCCAACGGGCTCGTCTCCGGCGTCGACCAGATCCCGCCGCTGTACCTGCGGGCCGGCCGCACCCTCGGCGCCACGGGCCTGCGGGGCGCCTGGCACATCGTCCTGCCGGCCGCGCTGCCGGGCTACGTCGCCGGCCTCAAGCAGGGCTGGGCCTTCTCCTGGCGTTCGCTCATGGCCGCGGAGCTCATCGCCTCCTCGCCCGACCTGGGCCTGGGACTGGGCCTGTTGCTGGAGAACGCCCGCAACAACATCGACCTGCCCGGCGTGTTCCTCGCGATCATCCTGATCCTGGTCGTCGGCATCGCCATCGACCTGCTGATCTTCAGCCCGGCCGAGCGGTGGGTGCTGCGCACCCGCGGCCTGCTGGTCAAGAGCTGA
- a CDS encoding DUF1697 domain-containing protein, which translates to MTIRKYAALLRGINVGGNKKVPMAELRTVLAGLGHTDVETYLQSGNAVFATAAKKAPEALARELEAAIEAHFGFRVPCLVVDGTYLRAVADACPFPAAELEGKQLHATFCSEQPAESRFASIDGPAYLPEEYRVGDRVIYLYAPNGLGRSKLGEALARPAVVKGLDVTSRNWNTVAKLVELTGA; encoded by the coding sequence ATGACCATTCGGAAGTACGCGGCGCTGCTGCGCGGCATCAACGTCGGCGGGAACAAGAAGGTCCCGATGGCCGAACTGAGGACCGTCCTGGCCGGCCTCGGCCATACGGACGTGGAGACGTACCTGCAGAGCGGCAACGCCGTCTTCGCCACCGCCGCGAAGAAGGCCCCCGAGGCCCTCGCCCGCGAGCTGGAGGCCGCCATCGAAGCCCACTTCGGCTTCCGGGTCCCCTGCCTCGTGGTCGACGGGACCTACCTGCGCGCCGTGGCCGACGCCTGCCCCTTCCCGGCCGCCGAACTCGAAGGCAAGCAGCTCCACGCCACCTTCTGCTCGGAGCAGCCCGCCGAGTCCCGCTTCGCCTCGATCGACGGACCCGCGTACCTCCCGGAGGAGTACCGCGTCGGCGACCGGGTGATCTACCTCTACGCCCCGAACGGCCTCGGCCGCTCGAAGCTGGGCGAAGCCCTCGCGAGGCCGGCCGTGGTGAAGGGCCTCGACGTCACCTCCCGCAACTGGAACACGGTCGCCAAGCTCGTCGAACTGACCGGAGCCTGA
- a CDS encoding sulfate adenylyltransferase subunit 1 has translation MTSTTEQFADLSATTLLRFATAGSVDDGKSTLVGRLLHDSKSVLTDQLEAVERVSASRGQDTPDLALLTDGLRAEREQGITIDVAYRYFATARRRFILADTPGHVQYTRNMVTGASTADLAVVLVDARNGVIEQTRRHAAVAALLRVPHVVLAVNKMDLVGYEESVFASIAEEFTAYATGLGVPEITAIPISALAGDNVVEPSAHMDWYGGPTVLEHLETVPVSHDLTACPARFPVQYVIRPQSAEHPDYRGYAGQIASGVLRVGEAVTVLPSGRTSVIEGIDALGQSVDIAWAPQSVTLRLKDDIDISRGDLIAPSSSSPATTQDVVATVCHVADQPLAVGARVLIKHTTRTVKAIVKEIPSRLTLDDLSQHPNPGQLVANDIGRVVVRTAEPLALDSYADSRRTGSFLLIDPADGTTLAAGMVGESFASTAATTIQADEEGWDF, from the coding sequence ATGACCTCCACCACCGAGCAGTTCGCCGACCTGTCGGCCACCACGCTGCTGCGCTTCGCGACCGCGGGCTCCGTCGACGACGGCAAGTCCACCCTGGTCGGACGCCTCCTGCACGACTCCAAGTCGGTCCTCACCGACCAGCTGGAAGCCGTGGAGCGGGTCTCGGCCAGCCGCGGTCAGGACACCCCCGACCTGGCGCTCCTCACCGATGGCCTGCGCGCCGAGCGTGAGCAGGGCATCACCATCGATGTGGCGTACCGCTACTTCGCGACCGCCCGGCGCCGGTTCATCCTGGCCGACACCCCCGGGCACGTGCAGTACACCCGCAACATGGTCACCGGCGCCTCCACCGCCGACCTCGCCGTGGTCCTGGTCGACGCCCGCAACGGTGTGATCGAGCAGACCCGCAGGCACGCCGCCGTCGCAGCCCTCCTCCGCGTCCCGCACGTGGTCCTGGCCGTCAACAAGATGGACCTGGTGGGCTACGAGGAATCGGTCTTCGCATCGATCGCGGAGGAGTTCACCGCGTACGCCACGGGCCTGGGCGTCCCGGAGATCACCGCGATCCCGATCTCGGCCCTGGCCGGCGACAACGTGGTCGAGCCCTCCGCACACATGGACTGGTACGGCGGCCCCACCGTCCTGGAACACCTGGAGACCGTCCCGGTCAGCCACGACCTCACCGCCTGCCCGGCGCGTTTCCCGGTGCAGTACGTGATCCGTCCGCAGAGCGCCGAACACCCCGACTACCGGGGCTACGCCGGCCAGATCGCCTCCGGCGTGCTGCGGGTCGGCGAAGCCGTCACCGTCCTGCCCTCGGGTCGCACCTCGGTCATCGAGGGCATCGACGCCCTCGGCCAGAGCGTCGACATCGCGTGGGCCCCGCAGTCGGTGACCCTGCGCCTCAAGGACGACATCGACATCTCGCGCGGCGACCTCATCGCACCGTCGTCGAGCTCCCCCGCCACCACGCAGGACGTCGTCGCGACGGTCTGCCACGTGGCGGACCAGCCCCTCGCGGTGGGCGCCCGGGTGCTGATCAAGCACACCACCCGCACGGTGAAGGCGATCGTCAAGGAGATCCCCTCGCGGCTGACCCTCGACGACCTGTCCCAGCACCCCAACCCCGGGCAGCTGGTGGCCAACGACATCGGCCGGGTCGTGGTCCGTACCGCCGAGCCCCTCGCGCTCGACTCGTACGCCGACTCGCGCCGCACCGGATCCTTCCTCCTGATCGACCCCGCGGACGGCACCACCCTGGCGGCCGGCATGGTCGGCGAATCCTTCGCCTCCACCGCCGCAACCACCATCCAGGCAGACGAAGAAGGGTGGGACTTCTGA
- a CDS encoding aldo/keto reductase, producing the protein MSVDVDETFALGGDLPLRRLGLGTGGLVGAGYWGPRGSRAEARTVLRAAVERGVTLIDTADNYGPGLAEELVAEALHPYAEGLVVSTKGGVVRTGPDQWHVAGRPQELRAMCEASLSRLRLDRIDLYQLHRFDPAVPMAEQLGALAELRAEGKIRHIGLNTVTAQQLREALALVPVASVQNPYNLLDRTSAELLALCEERGIAFLPYYPLGSGALTRESAAALTAVAAEHGASTGQIALAWLLHHSPVLCPSPGTGSPAHLAENLDAATIHLTARETALLDGLAG; encoded by the coding sequence ATGTCTGTTGACGTGGATGAGACGTTCGCCCTCGGCGGGGACCTGCCCCTGCGCCGCCTCGGCCTCGGCACCGGCGGCCTGGTCGGCGCCGGCTACTGGGGCCCGCGCGGCAGCCGCGCCGAAGCCCGTACGGTGCTGCGCGCGGCCGTGGAGCGCGGGGTCACCCTGATCGACACCGCCGACAACTACGGCCCCGGCCTCGCCGAGGAGCTGGTCGCCGAGGCCCTCCACCCGTACGCGGAGGGGCTGGTGGTCTCCACCAAGGGCGGGGTGGTGCGCACGGGGCCCGACCAGTGGCACGTGGCGGGCCGCCCGCAGGAACTCCGGGCGATGTGCGAGGCGAGCCTGAGCAGGCTGCGCCTGGACCGGATCGACCTCTACCAGCTGCACCGCTTCGACCCCGCCGTCCCGATGGCGGAGCAGCTGGGCGCGCTGGCCGAGCTCCGGGCGGAGGGGAAGATCCGCCACATCGGGCTGAACACGGTGACGGCGCAGCAGCTGCGCGAAGCCCTCGCCCTGGTCCCGGTGGCCAGCGTCCAGAACCCGTACAACCTGCTCGACCGCACCTCGGCGGAGCTCCTCGCCCTCTGCGAGGAGCGCGGCATCGCCTTCCTCCCCTACTACCCGCTGGGCAGCGGCGCCCTGACCCGCGAGAGCGCGGCCGCGCTGACTGCGGTGGCCGCCGAACACGGCGCGTCCACCGGCCAGATCGCCCTGGCCTGGCTGCTCCACCACTCCCCGGTCCTCTGCCCTTCCCCGGGCACCGGCTCCCCGGCCCACCTGGCGGAGAACCTGGACGCGGCCACGATCCACCTGACCGCGCGCGAGACGGCCCTGCTGGACGGACTGGCGGGCTGA
- a CDS encoding NADP-dependent oxidoreductase, translating to MKSARIHEFGGASVIRYEDVPRPLPAAGEVLLRVAATSFNPTEAALRGGLLQAFLPVELPYALGWDVAGTVAAVGPGARGFAVGDRVIGRLDGAGGAAQYVRAPVATLVPAPASLPLAHAAALPVAGLTAWQAVFEHGKVAAGQRVLVNGAGGGVGGFVTQLAKCAGAEVVATASARSAAAVRLQGADEVVDYTAGPVGGALDGPVDTLLNLVPLSPPDSAALASLVRPGGRIVSIATPLEPPAASGVSAMHMVARNDPAQLAALVALVDAGTVTVDVSASRPLSDLADVHRLGEAGRIRGKVVLVP from the coding sequence ATGAAGAGCGCGAGGATCCACGAGTTCGGCGGCGCGTCCGTGATCCGGTACGAGGATGTTCCCCGGCCCCTGCCGGCCGCCGGCGAGGTGCTGCTCCGGGTCGCCGCGACCTCGTTCAATCCCACCGAAGCCGCCCTGCGCGGCGGGTTGTTGCAGGCCTTCCTGCCCGTGGAGCTGCCCTACGCGCTCGGCTGGGACGTTGCCGGGACGGTCGCCGCGGTCGGCCCGGGTGCACGGGGGTTCGCGGTCGGGGACCGCGTCATCGGCCGGCTCGACGGTGCGGGTGGGGCCGCGCAGTACGTACGGGCGCCCGTCGCCACGCTGGTCCCGGCGCCCGCCTCGCTCCCCCTCGCGCACGCCGCGGCCCTGCCCGTGGCCGGCCTCACGGCCTGGCAGGCGGTCTTCGAGCACGGGAAGGTGGCCGCCGGTCAGCGGGTCCTGGTCAACGGCGCGGGCGGAGGGGTCGGAGGCTTCGTGACCCAGCTCGCCAAGTGCGCCGGAGCCGAGGTGGTCGCCACGGCCAGCGCCCGCAGCGCCGCGGCGGTCCGACTGCAGGGGGCCGACGAGGTGGTCGACTACACCGCCGGGCCGGTGGGCGGCGCACTCGACGGGCCGGTGGACACACTGCTGAACCTGGTCCCGCTGAGCCCGCCGGACTCCGCCGCTCTGGCCTCCCTGGTCCGGCCCGGCGGACGGATCGTCTCGATCGCGACCCCGCTGGAGCCGCCCGCCGCCTCCGGCGTGAGCGCGATGCACATGGTCGCCCGCAACGACCCGGCGCAGCTGGCCGCGCTCGTGGCCCTCGTCGACGCGGGCACGGTCACCGTGGACGTCAGCGCGTCACGTCCGCTGTCCGACCTCGCCGATGTCCACCGCCTCGGCGAGGCAGGACGGATCCGGGGCAAGGTCGTCCTCGTACCGTGA
- a CDS encoding ketopantoate reductase family protein, with protein MRYIIIGAGAIGATIGGRLADSGSEVVLVARGAHAEALRADGLRLTTADGERVHRLPVVGGPGDLGELRSDDVLLLTVKTQDAIAALDAWGDAEVAGGGTAAQRLPVLCAQNGVESERLALRRFARVYGVCVWLPATFLEPGTVSALCAPLTGILHIGRAAGGPADGKARRIATDLEKAGFEAPVVDDVMRWKYAKLLGNLGNAIQATTGPEPEPAKGALLLRAIREGKAVYEAAGISFASEAEQSAARDGKVDQPAGVRGGSSWQSLARGAGSVEADYLNGEIVMLGRLHGVATPVNDTLRHAANIFAREGLPPGAMSIEDLTALADEAAARA; from the coding sequence ATGCGTTACATCATCATCGGCGCCGGGGCGATCGGCGCGACCATCGGCGGACGGCTCGCGGACTCCGGCAGCGAGGTCGTCCTCGTCGCGCGGGGCGCCCACGCGGAGGCCCTCCGGGCGGACGGGCTGCGGCTCACGACGGCGGACGGGGAGCGCGTCCACCGGCTGCCCGTGGTCGGCGGGCCGGGAGATCTGGGCGAACTGCGGTCGGACGACGTCCTGTTGCTGACGGTCAAGACCCAGGACGCCATCGCCGCGCTCGACGCGTGGGGCGACGCCGAGGTCGCGGGCGGCGGCACCGCGGCCCAGCGGCTACCGGTGCTGTGCGCGCAGAACGGCGTGGAGAGCGAACGCCTCGCCCTACGGCGCTTCGCGCGCGTGTACGGGGTCTGCGTGTGGCTGCCGGCGACGTTCCTGGAGCCCGGGACGGTGTCCGCGCTGTGCGCCCCGCTGACCGGGATCCTGCACATCGGGCGGGCCGCCGGCGGCCCGGCGGACGGCAAGGCCCGGCGGATCGCCACCGACCTGGAGAAGGCGGGCTTCGAGGCGCCGGTCGTCGACGACGTGATGCGGTGGAAGTACGCGAAGCTGCTGGGCAACCTGGGCAACGCGATCCAGGCGACGACGGGACCGGAACCGGAGCCGGCGAAGGGCGCGCTGCTGCTGCGGGCGATCCGCGAGGGCAAGGCCGTGTACGAGGCCGCGGGCATCTCTTTCGCCTCGGAGGCCGAGCAGTCCGCGGCGCGCGACGGCAAGGTGGACCAGCCGGCCGGGGTGCGGGGCGGGTCGTCCTGGCAGTCGCTGGCGCGGGGGGCGGGGTCGGTTGAGGCCGACTACCTCAACGGGGAGATCGTGATGCTCGGGCGGCTTCATGGGGTGGCCACCCCGGTGAACGACACGCTGCGGCACGCGGCCAATATCTTTGCCCGGGAGGGCCTTCCGCCGGGCGCGATGTCCATTGAGGACCTGACGGCCCTGGCCGACGAGGCGGCGGCGCGGGCCTGA
- a CDS encoding ABC transporter ATP-binding protein, giving the protein MATTLAKAAEGTAAEQHEYAARIEHVSKSFSGPAGSQLVLDDISLDVAPGEFVTILGASGCGKSTLLNLVAGLDKPSVGSIETPGGRPALMFQEHALFPWLTAGKNIELALRLRGVAKADRKPEAERLLELVRLGGSYGKRVHELSGGMRQRVALARALAQDSRLLLMDEPFAALDAITRDVLHGELTRIWAETGLSVLFVTHNVREAVRLAQRVVLLSSRPGRVAKEWTVGIPQPRRIEDADVAELSLEITEHLRGEIRRHGQH; this is encoded by the coding sequence ATGGCCACCACGCTCGCCAAGGCTGCCGAGGGCACCGCCGCGGAGCAGCACGAGTACGCCGCCCGCATCGAGCACGTCTCGAAGTCCTTCTCCGGCCCGGCCGGATCGCAGCTCGTCCTGGACGACATCAGCCTCGATGTCGCTCCCGGCGAGTTCGTCACCATCCTGGGTGCCTCCGGGTGTGGCAAGTCCACCCTGCTCAACCTGGTCGCGGGACTGGACAAGCCGTCCGTGGGGTCGATCGAGACCCCCGGCGGCCGTCCGGCCCTGATGTTCCAGGAGCACGCCCTCTTCCCGTGGCTCACCGCGGGCAAGAACATCGAACTCGCCCTGCGCCTGCGCGGCGTGGCCAAGGCCGACCGCAAGCCGGAGGCCGAGCGCCTCCTGGAGCTGGTCCGCCTGGGCGGCTCCTACGGCAAGCGGGTCCACGAGCTGTCCGGCGGCATGCGCCAGCGCGTGGCGCTGGCCCGGGCCCTCGCCCAGGACAGCCGGCTCCTCCTCATGGACGAGCCCTTCGCCGCCCTCGACGCCATCACCCGCGACGTACTGCACGGCGAACTCACCCGCATCTGGGCCGAGACCGGTCTGTCCGTCCTCTTCGTCACGCACAACGTGCGCGAGGCGGTCCGGCTCGCCCAGCGCGTGGTCCTGCTCTCCTCGCGCCCCGGCCGGGTCGCGAAGGAATGGACCGTGGGCATCCCCCAGCCCCGCCGCATCGAGGACGCGGACGTGGCCGAGCTGTCCCTTGAGATCACTGAACACCTGCGTGGGGAGATCCGCCGCCATGGCCAGCACTGA
- a CDS encoding AraC family transcriptional regulator, whose protein sequence is MDVLSDVIEVMRTGRPWSAHVRWHAPWAQEFATVPGSAGFQVVLQGRCWLLDSGAEPLRLGAGDVLFMPRGHGHTLADSPATPAPVTPCGPDGPLPSEPYASDSVDRSGAQGPVTALLCGTYQLDPDRAHPLLHTLPDRIHLPADEGRHRELRSAVELLAAELDDRRLGMDAVVPALLDTLLLYILRIWFAEQPARGNTTGWAAALNDTCVTTALAAIHRDPAAPWTVAALAAEAGLSRAAFARRFAALVGRPPLGYLTWWRMTTAARLLRASKAPLRSIAVQVGYASEFAFADAFKRMYGTPPGGYRRGT, encoded by the coding sequence ATGGATGTACTCAGTGACGTCATCGAGGTGATGCGGACCGGCCGGCCCTGGTCGGCGCACGTACGGTGGCACGCGCCGTGGGCGCAGGAGTTCGCCACCGTCCCGGGATCCGCGGGATTCCAGGTGGTCCTCCAGGGCCGCTGCTGGCTGCTCGATTCCGGCGCGGAACCCCTCCGGCTCGGCGCGGGCGACGTGCTGTTCATGCCCCGCGGCCATGGCCACACCCTGGCCGACAGCCCCGCCACCCCGGCACCGGTGACCCCTTGCGGACCCGACGGACCCCTGCCGTCCGAGCCCTACGCCTCCGACAGCGTCGACCGCTCCGGAGCGCAGGGCCCGGTCACGGCACTGCTCTGCGGGACCTACCAGCTCGACCCGGACCGCGCCCACCCGCTGCTGCACACCCTGCCCGACCGGATCCACCTTCCCGCGGACGAGGGCCGCCACCGGGAGCTGCGCTCGGCCGTGGAGCTCCTGGCCGCCGAGCTGGACGACCGCCGCCTGGGCATGGACGCGGTCGTCCCGGCGCTCCTGGACACCCTGCTGCTGTACATCCTGCGCATCTGGTTCGCCGAACAGCCCGCCCGGGGGAACACCACCGGCTGGGCCGCCGCACTCAACGACACCTGCGTCACCACAGCCCTGGCCGCCATCCACCGGGACCCGGCGGCCCCGTGGACGGTGGCGGCGCTGGCCGCCGAAGCCGGTCTGTCCCGGGCGGCGTTCGCCAGACGCTTCGCGGCCCTGGTCGGGCGGCCGCCCCTCGGCTACCTGACCTGGTGGCGGATGACCACGGCGGCCCGCCTGCTGCGGGCCTCCAAGGCGCCGTTGAGGTCCATCGCGGTCCAGGTGGGCTACGCCTCCGAGTTCGCCTTCGCCGACGCGTTCAAGCGCATGTACGGGACGCCGCCCGGCGGGTACCGGCGCGGGACCTGA